A genomic stretch from Halichoerus grypus chromosome 5, mHalGry1.hap1.1, whole genome shotgun sequence includes:
- the LOC118542337 gene encoding LOW QUALITY PROTEIN: ATP-dependent RNA helicase DDX18-like (The sequence of the model RefSeq protein was modified relative to this genomic sequence to represent the inferred CDS: inserted 3 bases in 2 codons; deleted 2 bases in 1 codon; substituted 1 base at 1 genomic stop codon): MEHWVLYANNESWNTTSETNDVGSRVVALQWRRFTDNMSHLPVKLLRKKIEKWNLKLRQXNLKLQEASDVSLSETQNRDVSEETVGGGKVKKSLKQSVNVGLSEAQNGEIAKETAETVQVKKKKKKSTIIINGEAATQPPNSESKKKKKKKRKMVDDAGPDTKKVKTEDKGDSEEGAQAPEETENSVEKPDDQEEDSEMPSLPLGLTGAFEDTSFASLSNLVNENTLTAIKEMGFTNMTEIQHKSIRPLLEGRDLLVATKTGSGKTLAFLIPAVELIVKLKFMPRNGTGVLILSPTRELAMQTFGVLKELMTHHVHTYGLIMGGSSRSAEAQKLGNGINIIVXTPSRLLDHMQNTPGFMYKNLQCLVIDEADRILDVGFEEELKQIIKLLPRRRQTMLFSATQTQKVEDLARISLKKEPLYVGVDDDKANATVDDLEQGYVVCPSEKRFLLLFTFLNXKLMVFLSSCKSVKYHQNNQNHYELLNYIDLPVLAIHGRQKQSKRTTTFFQFCNADSGILLCTDMAARGLDIPEVDWIVQYHPPDNPKEYIHRVGRTARGLNRRGHALLILCPEELDFLHYLKQSKVPLSEFEFSWSKISDIQSQLEKLIEKNYFLHKSAQEAYKSYIRAYDSHSLKQIFNVNNLNLPQVALLFGFKVHPFVDLNVNSNDGKLKKRGGSSGFGYQEAKKVEKSKIFKHISKKSSDSQQFSH, from the exons atggagcactgggtgttatacgcaaacaatgaatcatggaacactacatcagaaactaacgATGTGGGTAGCCGAGTTGTGGCACTGCAGTGGAGACGCTTCACCGACAACATGTCCCATCTACCCGTGAAACTCCTGCGCAAGAAGATCGAGAAATGGAACCTCAAATTGCGCCAGTGAAACTTAAAGCTCCAGGAGGCCTCGGATGTGAGCTTATCGGAAACCCAAAACAGAGATGTGTCTGAAGAAacagtgggaggtgggaaggttAAAAAATCCCTAAAACAGTCTGTGAATGTGGGCTTGTCAGAAGCCCAGAATGGAGAGATAGCTAAAGAAACAGCAGAAACtgtacaagtt aaaaaaaaaaagaagaaatctaccATAATAATCAATGGAGAAGCAGCAACACAGCCTCCCAATTCAGaatccaaaaaaaagaagaagaaaaagagaaaaatggtggATGATGCTGGGCCTGATACCAAAAAAGTGAAAACTGAAGACAAAGGGGACTCTGAAGAAGGGGCCCAAGCTCctgaagagacagaaaacagtgtggagaagCCAGATGATCAGGAAGAGGACAGTGAAATGCCCAGCCTACCCCTGGGACTGACAGGAGCTTTTGAGGATACTTCATTTGCTTCTCTTAGTAATCTTGTCAATGAGAACACCCTGACGGCAATAAAAGAAATGGGTTTTACAAACATGACTGAAATTCAGCATAAAAGTATCAGACCACTTCTAGAAGGCAGGGATCTTCTAGTGGccacaaaaacaggcagtggcaAAACGCTGGCATTTCTCATCCCTGCAGTCGAACTCATTGTCAAGTTAAAGTTCATGCCTAGGAATGGAACTGGAGTTCTTATCCTCTCACCTACTAGGGAACTGGCCATGCAGACTTTCGGTGTTCTTAAGGAGCTGATGACGCACCATGTCCACACATACGGGTTGATAATGGGCGGCAGCAGCAGATCTGCTGAAGCACAGAAACTCGGTAATGGGATCAACATCATCG TCACCCCAAGCCGCCTCCTGGACCACATGCAGAATACCCCAGGGTTTATGTATAAAAATCTGCAGTGTCTGGTTATTGATGAGGCTGATCGTATCTTGGATGTTGGGTTTGAAGAGGAATTAAAACAGATTATTAAACTTCTGCCAAGACGCAGGCAAACCATGCTCTTTTCTGCCACACAAACTCAAAAAGTTGAAGACTTGGCAaggatttctttgaaaaaggagcCATTGTATGTTGGTGTTGATGACGATAAAGCTAATGCAACAGTGGATGATCTTGAGCAGGGATATGTTGTTTGTCCCTCAGAAAAGAGATTCCTCCTGCTCTTTACATTCCTTAA GAAACTGATGGTCTTCCTTTCATCCTGTAAGTCTGTGAAATACCAtca AAACAACCAAAACCATTATGAGTTGCTGAACTACATCGATTTGCCTGTCTTGGCCATTCATGGAAGGCAGAAGCAAAGTAAGCGCACAACCACATTCTTCCAGTTCTGCAACGCAGATTCAGGGATATTGTTGTGTACCGACATGGCAGCTAGAGGGCTGGATATTCCGGAAGTGGACTGGATTGTTCAGTATCACCCTCCAGATAACCCCAAGGAGTATATTCATCGTGTGGGAAGAACAGCCAGAGGCCTAAACAGGAGAGGGCATGCCTTGCTCATTTTATGCCCTGAAGAATTGGATTTCCTTCATTACTTGAAGCAATCCAAGGTTCCATTAAGTGAATTTGAGTTTTCCTGGTCCAAAATTTCTGACATTCAGTCTCAGCTTGAAAAATTGATTGAAAAGAACTACTTCCTTCATAAGTCAGCCCAGGAAGCATATAAGTCCTACATTCGAGCATATGATTCCCATTCTCTGAAACAGATCTTCAATGTTAATAACTTAAATTTGCCGCAGGTTGCTCTGTTGTTTGGTTTCAAGGTGCATCCTTTTGTTGATCTGAACGTGAACAGCAATGACGGCAAGCTTAAAAAGAGAGGAGGCAGCAGTGGCTTCGGCTACCAGGAAGCCAAGAAAGTCGAGAAGTCCAAAATCTTCAAACACATTAGCAAGAAGTCGTCCGACAGCCAGCAGTTCTCCCACTGA